A window of the Hypanus sabinus isolate sHypSab1 chromosome 25, sHypSab1.hap1, whole genome shotgun sequence genome harbors these coding sequences:
- the LOC132381218 gene encoding uncharacterized protein LOC132381218: MSAQSSIKSTPPSDKGSKPTSSKPTRALSGVPSAAMSARSGIKSMAPSDKGSRTTSSKSAQARAKAEAAKVRLHYARQEAVLKMKLATREAEIQKEEAAREAEIQKERAARQREEAAREAEIQREEAAREAEIQKERAAREAETQLEMTKISTELHVLQLEGEGEAARVEAEYIEEAEGSRDLTETSSALERTRLERTSDYVQYQADRQARLPSPYLFDNFPSYEEENLPSRPRDEVKNERADNRYTLTPKLQSSMRRDAEVESRMANSMRNVRSQSYGRQRTSPARMPLAADPTLQYLARRDLVTSGLYQFDDKPENYRAWLSTFTNVIDGVQLSATQRLDLMAKWLGKESRDQVRRMRSVYINKPELALSEAWERLWERYGSPDIIEGALYRRLENFPKVSAKDHFKLREFGDLLMEIQGAKEDGYSAGLVFLDTPSGIRPIVDKLPFGLQDKWLTVASEYKEDHDGRFPPFELLTRFVCKEAKRRNDPSLVGPGSSSIYTKPGRSVSNVFNIDKPVSVLKTEALTTNNDPGKYCPLHNKPHPLKACRMFREKPLKERTALLKEKRICFRCCSSTSHLARECTIAVKCPECGSPDHVEAMHPDLSPQTESAPSPPQQDGGEGEAHSRSIAVSTNCTEVCGQAQSSRSCSKICLTKVYPKGAKDKAIKAYVILDDQSNRSLVSPEFFKLFNIESERFPYYLKTCSGNMETQGRKAEGIQIESLDGKVVICLPPLLECNEIMNNRAGIPTPSAVLHQPHLHHIAKHIPELDPKAEILLLLGRDVIQVHKVRQQINGPLNAPFAQRLDLGWVVIGEVCLGDVHKPMVNTLKTNVLESGRHSIFQPCPSVPCIKEAQQGVNKREASDESLGQSVFALTKYDNKLAQSAQDTISLKTKDTKVFRDEANNGVAPLPIREPRQRSPDNKEQAVKRFTSLRKTRKRKPEIQQRTRLAHEVLCTLMAEVTAIINAQSFLPVSSDPENPFILSPSTLLTQKAGAPPPPGDFSDKDLYTKQWRQVQALANQFWSRWRQKYLPSLQQRQKWTEPRRNLQVGDLVLLRDKQVARNSWPTARITATFPSEDGHVRKIELKTTDQGDVKIYQRPVTEVILLLPND; the protein is encoded by the coding sequence atgtcagctcaatccagcatcaagtcgacgccgcccagcgacaagggcagtaaaccgacatcaagtaagcccacccgggcgttatcaggtgttccaagtgctgcaatgtcagctcgatccgggatcaagtcgatggcgcccagcgacaagggcagtagaacgacatcaagtaagtccgcacaggcaagagccaaggcagaagccgccaaggtgcgactgcattacgccagacaagaagcagttttgaaaatgaaactggccaccagagaagccgaaatccagaaagaagaggctgccagagaagccgaaatccagaaagaaagggccgccagacaaagagaagaggctgccagagaagccgaaatccaaagagaagaggctgccagagaagccgaaatccagaaagaaagggccgccagagaagccgaaacccagttggaaatgacaaaaatatcgacagagttgcatgtgctgcagctagaaggagaaggagaagctgccagggtggaagcagagtacatagaagaagctgaagggtcgcgtgatctgaccgaaacaagctctgctttggaaaggaccagactggaacgcacgagcgactatgtacaatatcaagcagacaggcaggctcgtctcccctctccatacctattcgataacttccccagctacgaggaagagaatttaccctcgcggccccgcgatgaagtcaagaatgaaagagctgacaaccgatatactttgacaccaaagttacaaagttcgatgcgaagagacgcggaggttgaatccaggatggcaaattccatgagaaacgtgcgttctcagtcatatgggcgccaacgtacttctccagcccgcatgccgcttgcagccgatcccacgctgcagtatttagcacgacgggatctcgtcacttcgggactgtaccagtttgacgataaacccgaaaattaccgtgcttggctctccacattcaccaacgtgattgacggggtccagctcagtgcaacccaaaggttggaccttatggcgaaatggctggggaaagaatcacgcgaccaggtgagacgcatgcgttcagtgtacatcaacaaacctgagctagccttaagcgaagcgtgggagagactttgggagagatatgggtcccccgacattattgaaggggcgctatatcgacgtctggaaaactttcctaaggtgtcagccaaagatcactttaagttaagagaattcggagatttactcatggagatccaaggcgccaaagaagatggctattcagctggtctagtattcctagatactccatccgggattagaccaattgtggacaaacttccatttgggctgcaggacaagtggctgactgttgcctcagagtacaaggaagaccacgatggtcgatttcctccctttgagctcctcactaggtttgtgtgcaaggaggcgaagaggcgaaacgaccctagccttgtaggtccaggaagcagttcgatttacaccaagccaggcagatccgtttcgaatgttttcaacattgataaacccgtgtcagtgctcaagaccgaagcccttacgactaacaacgaccctggcaagtattgtccattgcataacaaacctcaccccctgaaagcatgcagaatgtttagggaaaaaccccttaaagagaggacggctcttctcaaggagaaaagaatatgttttagatgctgttcctcaacctctcacctcgccagagagtgtacgatcgccgtgaagtgtccggaatgtggcagcccagatcacgtcgaggccatgcatcccgacctgtcaccacaaaccgagagcgctccttcacccccacaacaggacggcggggagggagaggctcactctaggtcaatagctgtcagcacgaactgtacagaagtttgcggtcaagctcagtcaagtcgttcttgttccaagatctgcctcactaaggtgtaccctaaaggagccaaagacaaggccatcaaagcctatgtgattctggatgatcagagcaatcgttcactagtcagtccagagttctttaaattgttcaacattgagagtgagcggttcccatactacctcaaaacttgctcaggcaacatggaaacccaaggaaggaaggcagaaggcatccagatcgagtccctggatggtaaagtcgtcatctgtctccctccgctcttagagtgcaatgaaatcatgaataaccgcgctgggatcccgacaccaagtgcggtgctacaccagccgcatctccaccacatcgccaaacacatcccagaactggatccgaaagcggaaatactcctgctattaggaagagatgttatccaggtacacaaggttaggcagcagatcaatggaccactcaacgcccccttcgcgcaacgtctggatctgggctgggtggtgataggagaggtgtgtctcggtgacgtacacaaaccgatggttaacacactcaagaccaatgtgctagagagtggccgccattcaatctttcaaccctgcccgagtgtcccgtgcatcaaggaagcacaacaaggcgttaacaagcgcgaggcaagcgacgagtcgctgggccagtcagtcttcgctctaacgaagtatgacaacaaacttgcacaatcagctcaagataccatttctttaaaaaccaaagacaccaaggtcttcagagatgaagcaaataatggggttgccccattgccaatcagagaaccacgccagcgctcaccagataacaaagagcaggcagtcaaacggttcacgtccttacggaaaacccggaaaaggaaacccgagatacagcaacgcacccgattggcccacgaggtactgtgcaccctaatggcagaggtcacagccattataaacgcacaatcattcctacctgtgtcttctgacccagaaaacccctttatactttcgccatcaacgctccttacgcagaaggcaggagcacctcctccaccaggagacttctcagacaaggatttgtacacaaagcaatggagacaagtccaggctctggcaaatcagttctggtcccgctggagacaaaaatatctaccttcgttgcaacagagacaaaagtggacagaaccccgcaggaatcttcaagttggagacctagtcctgctcagggacaagcaagtcgctcgcaacagctggccaacggccagaatcactgctacattccctagcgaggatggacatgtcaggaagatcgaattgaagactaccgaccaaggcgatgtgaaaatttaccaaaggccagttacagaagttattctacttctacccaatgactga